The Bacillus sp. Bos-x628 genome segment CAAGAAACGAAATACACCACAATAGGATATGTGGTGCCAGTTGCACTCGGAACCATGTTAATTAAACTGCTCATAAATGAGCGGTTAGCGATCTTTTCCGGTCTTGTGTTTGCCCTTTGCGGCAGTATGATGTTTAATCAAGGAGTGACGGGTGTTTTTAATTATGTCATCTGCGCTTACTATCTTGTAAGCGGAATGGCGGGGATTTTGTTTCTTAGAAAACATAATGCAAGATCGAAAATTTTGCAGGCTGGACTTTTGGTTGCTGTGGTGAATGTACTTGTGTATCTTTCCATTACACTAATCCAAAATTCTTCTCCAACAGGGCTTGAACTTGGCGTGAATCTCATGATGGCCGTCGTGTCGGGGGTTGCATCAGCTATTTTGGTCATTGGGTTAATGCCAGTATTTGAGAGCATGTTTGGTATTCTCACTACTATGAAGCTGATCGAATTATCTAACCCGAATCATCCGCTGCTCAAAAAGATTTTAACAGAGACACCAGGTACATATCATCATAGTGTCATGGTGGCAAACTTAGCGGATGCTGCATGTGAAGCGGTAGGAGCCAATGGGCTTTTAGCAAGAGTAGGTGCTTATTATCATGACATTGGGAAAACCAAAAGACCACATTATTTTATCGAAAACCAAATGAATATTGATAATCCGCATGACAAACTTTCTCCGCAGCTTAGTAAAAATATCATTGTTGCCCATACGACGGATGGTGCTGAAATGCTGAGAGAAAAGAAATTCCCTGAAGAGCTTGTTGATATTGCAGAACAGCATCATGGAAAGTCACTATTGAAGTTCTTCTACTATAAGGCAAAAGAACGTGATGATCAGGTAACAGAAGAAGAATTCCGTTATCCCGGTCCAAAACCACAATCAAAAGAGGCGGCGATTATATCTGTCGCTGACAGCGTTGAAGCTGCGGTCCGGTCGATGCATAACCCAAATCCAGAGCGGATCGAAAAGCTCGTCAAAGGCATTATTTCTGATAAAATGCAGGACGGGCAATTTAGTGAATGTGATCTGACATTTAAAGAATTAAATATTATTAGCCAAACGATTTGTACCACATTAAAGGGGATTTTTCATTCGCGGATTGAATATCCAGATGCCCCTAAGCAGAAGGTGAAGTAAATGACATTGTTAATTGATTTAATAGATGAAACAGGGCAAGTATCAAAGGAGCAGCTTGAAGAAGTGGAAAAGCTTCTTCAATTTGCTGCGGACGCACTTGAAGTAAAAGATCAAGCTGAAGTATCCGTGTCAATCGTCTCAAATGAAGAAATTCATCAGATCAACAAAGAATATCGGGGAAAGGATGCGCCAACTGATGTCATTTCTTTTGCGTTAGAAGAAGAAGGAGAAGGGGAAATTGAAATTATTGGGGCTGACGATATTCCACCGGTCTTAGGAGACATTATTATTAGTGTGGATAAAACAAAAGAGCAAGCAGAGGAATATGGTCATTCCTTTATGAGAGAGCTTGGATTCTTGGCGATTCATGGTTTCTTGCATTTACTAGGCTATGACCACATGACAGAGGAAGAAGAAAAAGAGATGTTCGCCAAACAGACAAAGATATTGGATGATTATGGCCTTTCGAGATCATCGTAAGCAGCGACGTCCGCTCGCCCGTTTTTTTCGGAGTTTCTTTTATGCATTTAGAGGGATATGGCGAACTTTCTTAAGTGAACGAAATTTTCGATTTCACACAGTCGCAGCCGTCATCGTGGTGTTTTGCAGCTTTTGGTTTCATATTCAACCAATCGAATGGGTGATCATTCTTTTATTATGTGGAGGAGTATTTGCGCTTGAGCTTGTTAATACAGCCATTGAACATACAGTGGACCTTATGACAGAGGAGAAACATCCACTTGCGGAGAGAGCAAAAGACGCTGCGGCAGGCGCTGTTTGCGTTTACGCCGTGATTTCGGTTATGATTGGGTTGATTATTTTTTTACCGAAAATCATGCAATAGAACAATATTACTATTTATTAACATTTTTAGAAATGGGCGTGAAAATGTCACATAAATTATGTAAAATATAAATGTGACAGTGGTACCATTTCTTCTGAAAGTGGGAACTAGGAATGAACAAACAAGAGTTGATTTCAGAAGCGATCAAAGCAAGAGATTTTGCATATGTACCCTATTCAAAATTTAAAGTCGGTGCAGCATTATTGTCAAACGATGGAAAAGTGTATGGCGGCTGCAACATTGAAAATGCAGCATACGGCATGTGCAATTGTGCAGAAAGAACAGCACTTTTTAAAGCCTATTCAGAAGGCATCACATCTTTTCAAATGCTTGCAGTAGTCGCTGATACAGATCGACCTGTTTCACCATGTGGCGCATGCAGACAGGTCATTTCAGAGCTATGTGCACCTGATATGCCAGTGATTTTAACGAACTTAAAAGGACAAATATACGAAACAACAGTAAACGAACTATTGCCAGGCGCATTTTCACCGGAGGATTTAAATGACTAAGGAAAGCTTCAAATCAGGATTTGTATCAATTATTGGAAGACCAAATGTGGGGAAATCGACCTTTCTTAATCGAGTGATTGGGCAAAAAATTGCCATCATGAGTGATAAGCCCCAAACAACACGAAATAAAATTCAAGGCGTACTCACAACAAACACGTCACAGACGATTTTTATCGACACACCAGGGATTCATAAACCGAAGCATAAGCTTGGGGATTTTATGATGAAGGTGGCTCAAAATACACTGAAGGAAGTCGACCTGATCTTGTTTATGATCAATGCACAGGAAGGCTATGGTAAAGGTGATGAATTCATCATTGAACGACTAAAGCAAACATCAACACCGGTGTTCCTTGTCGTCAATAAGATTGATCAAATTCACCCAGATGAGCTGTTTCTTTTAATTGATGAATACCGCACGCGTTATCCTTTTAAAGAAATTGTGCCGATTTCAGCTCTTGAAGGCAACAACATTGATACACTTCTTCAGCAGATCGAAAGTTATCTTCCAGAGGGCCCACAATTTTATCCGGCAGATCAAGTAACAGATCACCCAGAGCGGTTTATTATTTCGGAATTGATTCGTGAGAAGGTACTGCATTTAACAAGAGAAGAGATTCCTCACAGTATTGCTGTTGCAATAGAATCCATCAAGCCAGATGATCATGGAATAATTCATATTGCGGCTACCATTGTCGTTGAACGAGATTCACAAAAAGGAATTGTTATTGGTAAACGAGGCAGTTTATTAAAAGAAGTGGGACAAAAAGCACGAAGAGATATTGAAGCACTTCTAGGATCAAAAGTTTATTTGGAGCTTTGGGTAAAAGTTCAAAAAGACTGGCGCAATAAATCTACTCACTTGCGTGATTTCGGTTTTAGAGAAGACGAATATTAAGAAACCGCAGCATCTGTTACAAAAACTGACAGTGTTGCGGTTCGATTAGTAAAAATTGTTTATCATGAAATGGAGGTAGCCTGGTCAAGATAAAACAAGATAAAATTAAATAAGTTGGATGTAGCGTTGCTGCTTCTAATAAAGAAAGGTGGGGTTTTTATGTTGAATTTTACATGGAACGTATTTTCACAAACAGGAAGCGTTGACACGTACCTTCTTTTCAAAGAGTTAGAAAAGGAGAACCTGGAAAGACCCGATGTACTTGAAGAAGAAATGGCACGTCTTGATTTTCCAATTTTATAAGTCTTGATCCCCTCCAATGCTCGGAGTGTAGACAAATGCTCATTAAAAGTGAAGGAATTGTCCTTAGAACAACAGATTATGGCGAAACAAACAAAATTGTCACGCTGCTTACAAGAGAACATGGGAAAATTGGCGTAATGGCAAGAGGCGCTAAAAAAACAAACAGCCGGCTGTCCGCCATAAGCCAGCCGTTTTTATACGGAACCTTCCTTATCCAATCATCAACAGGACTTGGAACGCTCCAGCAAGGTGAAATGATTGAAAGCATGCGAGCCATTCGGGAAGATTTATTTCTAACCGCTTATGCCGCATATATGGCGGAGTTACTTGATAAAGGAACAGAAGAAAAACAGCCGAACCCTTATTTGTTTGAGCTACTTCTCCAATCTTTGCGCCATCTCAATGAAGGCACAGATGCTGATATTATTTTATTTATAGTAGAAGTCAAAATGTTGTCAGTGATGGGGATGAAACCTGAACTGGATCAGTGCGTGCACTGCGGTAATAAAGAAGGGCAGTTCCATTTTTCGATTAGAGAAAACGGATTTATTTGTCAAAACTGCTTTGGCAAAGATCCTTACAAACTGCCCCTGTCCCCAGCAACTGCAAGACTTCTCCGTTTATTTCATTATTTTGATTTATCAAGGCTTGGTCATGTTGATGTCAAACCACAAACAAAGCAGGAAATTCGTCAAGTTCTTGACCATTATTATGATGAGTATTCCGGCCTTTATTTAAAATCGAAAAAGTTCATGAACCAGATTGAAAATATGAAAAAACTAATGGGTGACGAAAACAAAAGTTGACATCTCCCATGACTTTTTGTAAGATCATCTAAGATCAATATGTTGCATTGACAGAAAGAAGTACTTACGTATAATCCATAAAAGCGACCTTAGGACGGTGCAAGCTAAGGATGGAGGCGTAACGAAAGGCATTCTTGAGCAACGTAAAACAAAGCGGCTGGATGCTACGATTCCAGCAAATAGGGTGGAACCGCGGGAAAAACTCTCGTCCCTATGTTTGCAAGGAGCCTTGCGAGCATAGAGACGGGAGTTTTTATGTTCAAACTGAGGTTCTCTAGTACGTATTCACCACACATAGCGGTGGTTGCGAAAAAGATGGAGGTGCGATCATTGAATATTCAAGACATGATTCTGACTTTGCAAAAGCATTGGTCAAATGAAGGCTGCGTGTTAATGCAGGCCTATGACACAGAAAAAGGTGCAGGTACGATGAGTCCATACACGTTCCTGCGAAGCATCGGACCAGAGCCGTGGAAGGTTGCTTATGTGGAGCCTTCAAGACGCCCTGCTGATGGCAGATATGGAGAGAACCCAAACAGGTTGTATCAGCATCACCAATTTCAAGTGATTATTAAGCCGTCACCAGATAACATTCAAGAGCTGTATCTTGAATCATTAAAGGCGCTTGGCATTGAACCACTGAAACATGATATTCGATTTGTGGAAGATAACTGGGAAAATCCATCTCTTGGATGTGCAGGACTTGGCTGGGAAGTATGGCTTGATGGAATGGAGATCACGCAATTTACATATTTCCAGCAAGTGGGCGGTTTAGAGTGCAAGCCTGTTTCTGTAGAAATCACTTACGGTATTGAACGCCTTGCTTCTTATATTCAAGACAAAGAAAATGTCTTTGATTTGGAATGGACAGACGGCTTTACTGTCAGAGACTTATTCTTAATGGCTGAATACGAGCATTCTGTTTATACATTTGAAACATCTAATACAGAGATGTTGTTTGATTTATTTACAACGTATGAAAAAGAAGCACATAGCCAAATGGACAAAGGTCTTGTCCACCCAGCATACGATTATGTTTTAAAATGCTCACATACATTTAACCTGCTTGATGCAAAGGGGGCCATCTCTGTAACAGAACGAACAGGCTATATTGGCAGAGTGCGCCAGTTAGCAAGAAAAGTAGCCAAAACGTATTACGAAGAAAGAGAAAAACTTGGATTCCCTATGCTAAAAGAGGAGGCGGCTTCTCATGAATAAACAAGATGTATTACTCGAAATTGGCTTAGAAGAGATGCCTGCTCGTTTCATTCCAGAGAGCACAAAGCAGCTCGGAGAGAAAGTAAAAGCTTGGTTTGTGACGCAAAATATTTCTTTTCAGGATATTGTGTTATTCAATTCACCGAGACGTCTTGCTGTGTTAGTCAAAGGCGTAGCAGAAAAACAAGAAGACATCAAAGAAGAAGCAAAAGGACCAGCTAAAAAGATTGCTCAAGACGCTGAAGGCAACTGGACAAAAGCTGCGGAAGGTTTTGCACGCGGACAAGGAGCGTCAACGGATGATCTCTATTTTAAAGAGATCAAAGGTGTTGATTACGTCCATGTGCAAAAGTTCCAAGAAGGCCAGCAAGTAAAAACACTTCTTCCAGCCTTGGGTGATATCGCCGCTTCTTTAAGCTTTCCAAAGAACATGAGATGGGGAAGTGAAGATTTACGCTATATCCGTCCGATTAAGTGGATTGTTTGTTTATTTGGGCAAGAGGTCATTCCGGTTGAAATTGCAGGTGTGAAAAGCGGCAGGGAGACAAGAGGACATCGCTTCCTTGGTACGACTGCTGTTATTGATTCACCTGCTTCTTATGAACAAACATTACGTGACCAATTTGTCATTGCAGATTCGGAGAAAAGAAAACAATTAATTACAGAGCAGCTTCAAGTTCTTTCAAAAGAAAAGGGCTGGGTGATCCCGGTTGACCCTGAGCTTTTAGAAGAAGTAAATGACCTTGTGGAATACCCAACGGTGTTATTCGGTTCCTTTGAGGAAGAGTTTCTTGCATTGCCAGAAGAAGTATTGGTAACGACAATGAAAGAGCACCAGCGCTATTTCCCTGTAAAAAATGAGCAAGGAAAATTACTGCCGCACTTTATTACAGTAAGAAATGGAAACAGTGAGGCATTAGAAAATGTCGCAAGAGGAAATGAGAAAGTACTTCGTGCACGTCTATCAGATGCGGCGTTCTTCTATAAAGAAGACGAAAAACTTGTCATTGAAGAAAATATTCAAAAGCTGGATAAGGTTGTATTTCATGAGAAGCTTGGAACCATTGGTGACAAGCTGAAGAGAGTAACAGATATTGCTACTCGCCTTGCGGCACATGTGGGTGCAGACGACGAAACGATCGCGCGCGTTGAAAGAGCAGCAAGTATTTCTAAGTTTGATCTTGTCACTCAAATGGTCTATGAGTTCCCTGAATTACAAGGAATCATGGGTGAGAAATATGCAAAAGCACTTGGTGAACATGAAGAAGTCGCAAAAAGTATGAACGAACACTATATGCCGCGTTTTGCCGGTGACAAAGCACCGTCTACTTTCATTGGAGCCATCGTTGCAATTGCGGATAAACTAGATTCTATTTGTTCATTCTTCTCAATTGGTATGGTGCCAACAGGTTCTCAAGATCCGTATGGTTTAAGAAGGCAAGCGAGCGGTATTGTTCACATCCTGCTCGATCGTCATTGGAATATCTCATTTAAAGAGCTTTTAGCGTTTGCCCAAGTAAAGACAAAACATGAAGCAGAGCTTATTGAATTTTTGACGCAACGCTTAAAATATGTTCTTCAAGCAGAACATATCCGTCACGATATCATAGATGCAGTGCTAGATGTTGAAGATATAGAACCTTATGCGGTGGTGAAGAAGGCAGCTGTTCTTGAAGAGAGCGTGAAACAAGCGAGCTTTAAAGAAACGGCTGAAGCGTTAGGGCGCGTCATTTCAATTAGTCAAAAGGGTGAGGACAATGAGATTCAGCCTGCACTATTTGAAAATGAGCAAGAGCAAGTGCTTTTTGAAGCCTATCAACATGTAGAGACAGCTATGAAAGGGCATATTGCAGCAGGAGATTACCAATCAGCACTTGATGCGTTAAAAACTCTGAAATCGCCGATTGTAAACTATTTTGATCACACAATGGTTCATGCAGATGATGAAAAGCTAAAGAAAAACCGCTTGGCACAGATGGTCAAACTAGCAAAAGTTATTCAATCATTTGCGAACATGAACAATTTAATTGTAAAATAAATATCCGTAGAACGGTTGCCTTTTCACCGAGGGCAATCGTTTTTTACTCATTTAATTAAAGGTTTTTGAGCGTATTTTTGTCTCAATTGGACAAAGATGCGCTATAATATGATGAGTTATGAAAATGATATACATATAGTAAGGATCCGCTCTCTCTAATTAAAGGTGGTGAGTACAATCGAGTTAAATAAACGGCAAGAGCAGATTTTACAGATTGTCAAAGAGAATGGTCCGATCACTGGAGAGCATATCGCCGATCGGCTGAACTTAACAAGGGCTACCCTCAGACCAGATTTAGCCATTTTAACGATGTCTGGCTTTTTAGAAGCAAGACCAAGAGTCGGTTATTTTTTCACAGGAAAAACAGGCACGCAGCTTCTGGCAGATAAGCTGAAAAAACTTCAAGTGAAAGACTTTCAATCCATTCCAGTGGTGATACATGAGAATGTTTCAGTTTATGATGCGATTTGTACGATGTTTTTAGAGGATGTGGGCACATTATTCGTTGTGGACGATCACTCTATTTTAACAGGCGTTTTATCACGAAAAGACCTCCTTCGAGCAAGTATTGGTAAACAAGAGCTTCCATCTATTCCTGTTCATATTATTATGACTAGGATGCCAAACATCACCGTTTGCCGCAAGGACGATTTCATTATGGATGTGGCCAAGTACTTGATTGAGAAGCAGATAGACGCACTGCCTGTCATTAAAGACAGCGATAAAGGCTTTGAAGTCATCGGCAGAATTACGAAAACAAACATGACGAAAATACTTGTTAGCTTGTCGGAGAATGAAATTATCTAATTACAGAAGACTGCGAGGGGATGTTATGAGTAATCGCGTAATTTTTGTTGTATCAGATTCTGTAGGAGAAACAGCCGAGCTCGTGGTCAAAGCGGCACTTAGCCAATTTGATGGCGTCTCATCAGACCACTCAAATATTAGAAGAATTCCATATGTAGAGGATGTTGGTACGATTAAAGAAGTGATATCGCTGGCAAAAGCGGATAACGGTATCGTCTGTTTTACACTGGTTGTCCCAGAAATGCGTCAATTCTTAATAGAAGAAGCGGAAGCGAACGGAGTCGTCTACTATGACATTATCGGTCCTCTCATTGATAAAATGGAGACTGCATATGGAAATAAAGCGAAACATGAGCCCGGTCGTGTACGTCAATTAGATGAGGACTATTTTAAGAAGGTGGAAGCCATTGAGTTCGCTGTGAAATATGATGATGGAAGAGATCCAAGAGGGATTTTAAAGGCTGACATTGTTTTAATTGGTGTATCACGCACGTCCAAGACACCGCTATCTCAATACTTGGCGCATAAGCGGCTGAAAGTAGCAAACGTTCCGATTGTTCCTGAAGTTGATCCGCCAGAAGAATTATTTTCTGTTGATCCAAAGAAATGCATTGGCCTAAAAATTAGTCCGGACAAACTGAACCACATTCGCAAGGAACGCTTAAAATCTTTAGGTCTAAATGATCGAGCGATTTATGCGAACATTGAGCGGATTAAAGAGGAGCTGGAGTATTTTGAAAAAGTGGTTGATCGTATTAACTGTCAAGTCGTTGATGTATCGAACAAAGCAGTTGAAGAAACTGCAAATGTCATTCATCAAATGCTGACCAAAAGAGGTTCCGAATAAACTCAGGATGCTCCTCCTGGGTTTTTCCTATGGAGGGAAACGGGTAAACAAAAACAATAGCATATTTGTTGAATTTGTATTATAATAAAAAATTGTGATAAAATGATTGATTTTAGGTTTAAGTTAAGTCAAGAACGAATAAACTAATATTGGCAGAAGTCAAGTGATTCTGAACATAACTTTTCGACAAAATGAGCTTTACTGCTGAACGCTTTATAGGGGAAAAGTATGATCTTATTGCCTCTGTAAAGCAGGAATAAGGTGGAGGGATGGAGAATTAGTCACCTGAATGAACGTAAAAAAGGCAGGACGATTTATGTCGACGCAGATGCATGTCCTGTAAAAGACGAAATTCTTTCTGTCGCTTCACAATTTCAAGTACCTGTTACATTCATTGCTTCGTATGAGCATTTTCAAACGAAGAGATCGGAACTTGAAGATTGGCGGTTTGTGGATACACACAAAGAAGCAGCGGATTTAGTTATTGCGAACTCAGTTGTCGCACATGATATTGTTGTGACACAAGATATTGGCCTTGCCTCCTTATTGCTTCCAAGAGATGTCATGGTTCTGTCGGAAAGAGGACGAATGTACACAAACGAAACAATTGATTTTGATTTGGAACGCAGGCATTTTTCTAGCAAACAGCGAAGAAAAGGTGTATACGGAAAAGGTCCCAAAAAGCTTTCAGATGACGATAAAAAGCGATTTATTGCGCTACTACAAAAAATCCTGTCGAATCATGAAGGATTTTTGAATTAAAAGGCGAATAATGTACGACGGAGTGTTATTAGGATGAGCAAACGTATACCAGATGAACTTTTGGAGCAGATCCAAAAAAACGCAGACATTGTCGAAGTGATTGGAGAATACGTACAGCTTAGAAAGCAAGGTCGAAATTACTTTGGTCTTTGTCCATTCCATGGTGAAAATACTCCTTCATTCTCTGTTTCAGCAGATAAGCAAATCTTCCATTGTTTCGGCTGTGGTGCAGGAGGTAATGTATTTTCTTTCCTCAGACAAATGGAAGGCTATTCATTCATTGAAGCCGTTTCACACGTTGCTGATAAGTACCATATTGATTTGCCTGATCATGTGGCGAATGCGCAGATCAGTTCGTCTCAGTATGAAGGTGCAGCAGATCATAAAATGATTGAGGCCCATGAGCTACTTAAGAAATTTTATCACCATTTGCTGGTAAATACAAAGGAAGGTCAAAAAGCGCTCGACTATTTACGATCACGAGGCTTTACAGAAGAAACGATTGCAAAGTTTGAGATCGGATATGCGCTAGACTCCTGGGATTTCATGAGCAAATTTTTAGAAAAACGAGGGTTTGATCCGGTTGTTATGGAAAAGGCGGGTCTCTTGATCCAACGTGAGAATGGCACAGGCTTTTTTGACCGCTTTAGAGATCGTGTCATGTTTCCGATTCATGATCATCATGGTACGGTAGTGGCTTTTTCCGGCAGATCGCTTGGTGATCAACAGCCAAAGTATATGAATAGTCCTGAAACACCACTTTTTCATAAAAGTAA includes the following:
- a CDS encoding cytidine deaminase, translating into MNKQELISEAIKARDFAYVPYSKFKVGAALLSNDGKVYGGCNIENAAYGMCNCAERTALFKAYSEGITSFQMLAVVADTDRPVSPCGACRQVISELCAPDMPVILTNLKGQIYETTVNELLPGAFSPEDLND
- the recO gene encoding DNA repair protein RecO: MLIKSEGIVLRTTDYGETNKIVTLLTREHGKIGVMARGAKKTNSRLSAISQPFLYGTFLIQSSTGLGTLQQGEMIESMRAIREDLFLTAYAAYMAELLDKGTEEKQPNPYLFELLLQSLRHLNEGTDADIILFIVEVKMLSVMGMKPELDQCVHCGNKEGQFHFSIRENGFICQNCFGKDPYKLPLSPATARLLRLFHYFDLSRLGHVDVKPQTKQEIRQVLDHYYDEYSGLYLKSKKFMNQIENMKKLMGDENKS
- the era gene encoding GTPase Era — its product is MTKESFKSGFVSIIGRPNVGKSTFLNRVIGQKIAIMSDKPQTTRNKIQGVLTTNTSQTIFIDTPGIHKPKHKLGDFMMKVAQNTLKEVDLILFMINAQEGYGKGDEFIIERLKQTSTPVFLVVNKIDQIHPDELFLLIDEYRTRYPFKEIVPISALEGNNIDTLLQQIESYLPEGPQFYPADQVTDHPERFIISELIREKVLHLTREEIPHSIAVAIESIKPDDHGIIHIAATIVVERDSQKGIVIGKRGSLLKEVGQKARRDIEALLGSKVYLELWVKVQKDWRNKSTHLRDFGFREDEY
- a CDS encoding helix-turn-helix transcriptional regulator, whose amino-acid sequence is MSTIELNKRQEQILQIVKENGPITGEHIADRLNLTRATLRPDLAILTMSGFLEARPRVGYFFTGKTGTQLLADKLKKLQVKDFQSIPVVIHENVSVYDAICTMFLEDVGTLFVVDDHSILTGVLSRKDLLRASIGKQELPSIPVHIIMTRMPNITVCRKDDFIMDVAKYLIEKQIDALPVIKDSDKGFEVIGRITKTNMTKILVSLSENEII
- the glyS gene encoding glycine--tRNA ligase subunit beta, translated to MNKQDVLLEIGLEEMPARFIPESTKQLGEKVKAWFVTQNISFQDIVLFNSPRRLAVLVKGVAEKQEDIKEEAKGPAKKIAQDAEGNWTKAAEGFARGQGASTDDLYFKEIKGVDYVHVQKFQEGQQVKTLLPALGDIAASLSFPKNMRWGSEDLRYIRPIKWIVCLFGQEVIPVEIAGVKSGRETRGHRFLGTTAVIDSPASYEQTLRDQFVIADSEKRKQLITEQLQVLSKEKGWVIPVDPELLEEVNDLVEYPTVLFGSFEEEFLALPEEVLVTTMKEHQRYFPVKNEQGKLLPHFITVRNGNSEALENVARGNEKVLRARLSDAAFFYKEDEKLVIEENIQKLDKVVFHEKLGTIGDKLKRVTDIATRLAAHVGADDETIARVERAASISKFDLVTQMVYEFPELQGIMGEKYAKALGEHEEVAKSMNEHYMPRFAGDKAPSTFIGAIVAIADKLDSICSFFSIGMVPTGSQDPYGLRRQASGIVHILLDRHWNISFKELLAFAQVKTKHEAELIEFLTQRLKYVLQAEHIRHDIIDAVLDVEDIEPYAVVKKAAVLEESVKQASFKETAEALGRVISISQKGEDNEIQPALFENEQEQVLFEAYQHVETAMKGHIAAGDYQSALDALKTLKSPIVNYFDHTMVHADDEKLKKNRLAQMVKLAKVIQSFANMNNLIVK
- the ybeY gene encoding rRNA maturation RNase YbeY, with the protein product MTLLIDLIDETGQVSKEQLEEVEKLLQFAADALEVKDQAEVSVSIVSNEEIHQINKEYRGKDAPTDVISFALEEEGEGEIEIIGADDIPPVLGDIIISVDKTKEQAEEYGHSFMRELGFLAIHGFLHLLGYDHMTEEEEKEMFAKQTKILDDYGLSRSS
- a CDS encoding pyruvate, water dikinase regulatory protein, coding for MSNRVIFVVSDSVGETAELVVKAALSQFDGVSSDHSNIRRIPYVEDVGTIKEVISLAKADNGIVCFTLVVPEMRQFLIEEAEANGVVYYDIIGPLIDKMETAYGNKAKHEPGRVRQLDEDYFKKVEAIEFAVKYDDGRDPRGILKADIVLIGVSRTSKTPLSQYLAHKRLKVANVPIVPEVDPPEELFSVDPKKCIGLKISPDKLNHIRKERLKSLGLNDRAIYANIERIKEELEYFEKVVDRINCQVVDVSNKAVEETANVIHQMLTKRGSE
- a CDS encoding YaiI/YqxD family protein; amino-acid sequence: MEGWRISHLNERKKGRTIYVDADACPVKDEILSVASQFQVPVTFIASYEHFQTKRSELEDWRFVDTHKEAADLVIANSVVAHDIVVTQDIGLASLLLPRDVMVLSERGRMYTNETIDFDLERRHFSSKQRRKGVYGKGPKKLSDDDKKRFIALLQKILSNHEGFLN
- a CDS encoding diacylglycerol kinase family protein, coding for MAFRDHRKQRRPLARFFRSFFYAFRGIWRTFLSERNFRFHTVAAVIVVFCSFWFHIQPIEWVIILLLCGGVFALELVNTAIEHTVDLMTEEKHPLAERAKDAAAGAVCVYAVISVMIGLIIFLPKIMQ
- the glyQ gene encoding glycine--tRNA ligase subunit alpha, translating into MNIQDMILTLQKHWSNEGCVLMQAYDTEKGAGTMSPYTFLRSIGPEPWKVAYVEPSRRPADGRYGENPNRLYQHHQFQVIIKPSPDNIQELYLESLKALGIEPLKHDIRFVEDNWENPSLGCAGLGWEVWLDGMEITQFTYFQQVGGLECKPVSVEITYGIERLASYIQDKENVFDLEWTDGFTVRDLFLMAEYEHSVYTFETSNTEMLFDLFTTYEKEAHSQMDKGLVHPAYDYVLKCSHTFNLLDAKGAISVTERTGYIGRVRQLARKVAKTYYEEREKLGFPMLKEEAASHE
- a CDS encoding YqzL family protein, producing MLNFTWNVFSQTGSVDTYLLFKELEKENLERPDVLEEEMARLDFPIL
- a CDS encoding HD family phosphohydrolase, whose translation is MEHTRYLNVLLYVALAAIMFVVLFFHVKPESLDLDLFSVSEQTIYSPSTVDDQEATEEKKQEAIDQVEDQYTLKKAYSDNRVDLISSLFEAIKEEKNAAVNKENPPTDQEMVKNVKEKLTTDMSEAVSDQSIKALLQASNENLSFIKDSIITVVNSLMSKEITAAKLQDEKKQVKKELENNSIPSKYLNAAKEIGEFAIIPNYVFDPVATEKKRQEASDSIQPVQIKQGQILVEEGELIDREVYRKLELTGLLNSSNLFKPVSGLIILIGLFLAAIVHSFERKSHSLAQKNKSLLLYSLIFTIILIIMEVFSLFQETKYTTIGYVVPVALGTMLIKLLINERLAIFSGLVFALCGSMMFNQGVTGVFNYVICAYYLVSGMAGILFLRKHNARSKILQAGLLVAVVNVLVYLSITLIQNSSPTGLELGVNLMMAVVSGVASAILVIGLMPVFESMFGILTTMKLIELSNPNHPLLKKILTETPGTYHHSVMVANLADAACEAVGANGLLARVGAYYHDIGKTKRPHYFIENQMNIDNPHDKLSPQLSKNIIVAHTTDGAEMLREKKFPEELVDIAEQHHGKSLLKFFYYKAKERDDQVTEEEFRYPGPKPQSKEAAIISVADSVEAAVRSMHNPNPERIEKLVKGIISDKMQDGQFSECDLTFKELNIISQTICTTLKGIFHSRIEYPDAPKQKVK